The following DNA comes from Fervidobacterium gondwanense DSM 13020.
ACACGCGACCGGTGAACCGGAATACGATTTTACAGATGAATCAGGTGTAAGACATATGGTTTGGGTATTAAGAGATAGAAATGAAATCAATAAGATTGTTGAAGCATTCAAAAGTGTCGATGCGTTCTACATCGCAGATGGACACCACAGGGCTGCTGCCGCTGTCAGGGCTGCGATAGATTTCAGAAATGAGAATCCGAACTACACAGGCGAAGAGGAATTCAATTATTTCTTAGCGGCACTATTTCCACATAGCCAGCTTAAAATACTTGACTATAACAGAGTAGTGAAGGATTTGAACGGCATGAGTGAAGAAGAGTTTTTGAAAAAAGTCGGCGAAGTGTTTGAAATTACAAAGGTTAATGGTACGTACAAACCAGAGAGAAAACACACAGTCGGTATGTACCTATCTGGCAGATGGTACAGACTCGAACCTAAGACTGGAACGTATGATGAAAACGATGTCATCGCTTCACTCGACGTTTCCATACTGCAAAACAATCTCTTAGCTCCGATACTTGGTATTGAAAATCCAAGGACCGATAAGAGAATAGATTTCGTTGGTGGTATTCTTGGCATCGAAGAACTTGTAAGACTCGTAGACAGTGGAAACTTTAAGGTAGCGTTTGCAATGTACCCAACGTCGATAGATGACCTGCTCAAAGTTTCCGATGAAGGAAAGATAATGCCTCCAAAATCCACATGGTTCGAACCAAAACTGAAGAGTGGTATTGTCGTACATTTAATTTAAGAGAACGGCAATTGAAAAGGCGCGTCTTACACGCGCCTTTTCTTTATCTCTCTTAGTCTTTTTACAATTGCTTTTGCACGTTTTGAGCCTATGCCGTCCACTTTTTGAAGCACACTTGCGTTCGTCTTAACCAGTTTATCGATACTGTGGAATGATTTTATGACATTTTGTGAAATGTTCATGGGTATGTGAACTTCGTTCCTTAGAATTCTGTAACCTCGGGGACTTACACGTACTTCTGAAAGTTGCTGGATGTTTGGTACATCGTATCCAAGAGCTTTAGAGACGTTCATTATCTTGTGCTCGGATTTGGTTATTGCTTCCGTTATCTTTGCCGCTTCTTCCTCTGTTACCTCTTTTTTCGAATAATCCATAACTAAAAGTTTTATGATTTCGTCCAGATCGCTCAGTACTTCTCTTAATCTGAGCTGAGCCAATTTTCCCTCGTTTCCAAGTTCTATTATGCTTGTTTGAATATTTGCAGAGATCGTGTTGATCTCAACACCTCTAATCAACAATTCGCATACGAATTCCAACGGTACACGTCCTTCGATCTCAATTTCGTCGAGACGCTCCAAATCCCTGTCAAAAGATTCTCTGAAGCGCTCGAGTGCGTTTATCGTTTGACCAACTTTTGTCAGGACGAAGTTTATATCCTCGAAAACGTGTTTTCTATCTCTGTAATACAATGTGACAACGTTCCGTCTCTTGGAAATTGCGACGACCATTTTGCCAAGTTGCTTGGCAACTCTTTCTGCAGTTCGGTGCCGCGTGCCTGTTTCAGATGTTGGAATGCTCGGATCCGGCACAAGATGAACGTTTGCTGCCAATATCTTCGTCGCGTTTTCATCCATTACTATTGCTCCATCCATTTTTGATAATTCGTATAGTTTTTCCGGTGTAAATGGACAGTCTAGCCTGAAACCTGACTGAAAAACATTGCTGTTTTTCATATCATCTTCATTGATGAAAACAATTAACGCGCCAAGTTGAGCGTGTATTATGTCATCGAGCGCTCTTCGCAGTTTTGTACCAGGTGATAATAGCTTTATTTTCTCGAGGATATCCTGAGTTGTTTGTTCGGTATAGTCAGGCATCTCTACAACTTTCCTCCTGATAAAGAATTTAGAATTTAAATTGTACTTGTTGCTCTATTTCAAATTCTATTATACAATATATACCGAAAGTGTGTTATAATGAATTGAGAATTTTTTCTAATTATTACTAAGGAGGAATCGAAAGTGTACGTAGTTGGTATAGACTTAGGTGGAACCTTTTTTAAGGTTGGGCTTGTGGATACCGAAAGTGGTGAGATTCTCCGAAAAGTTGAATGGGAAACTCGAGTAGCGGAAGGTAAGGAAAAAGTAGTTAAAAGAATGGCTCAGGCAGTTTTAGAGGTTAGCAATGGTGAGGACTATATTGGTGTTGGAATAGGCTCTCCTGGC
Coding sequences within:
- a CDS encoding DUF1015 domain-containing protein; amino-acid sequence: MVVRPFKALRPTKEMVSKIAAKPYDVVTEEQARDVAKNNPYTFYKVSRPEINFEYSADTHDPEVLKTGRQHLDWLIKEGHMFEDGEPYIYIYQQHWRDHVQTGIFATFSVDEYIENKIKKHELTRKDKEDERALHVKVVKAHTGPVFLMYKSRPEVDSLIMKHATGEPEYDFTDESGVRHMVWVLRDRNEINKIVEAFKSVDAFYIADGHHRAAAAVRAAIDFRNENPNYTGEEEFNYFLAALFPHSQLKILDYNRVVKDLNGMSEEEFLKKVGEVFEITKVNGTYKPERKHTVGMYLSGRWYRLEPKTGTYDENDVIASLDVSILQNNLLAPILGIENPRTDKRIDFVGGILGIEELVRLVDSGNFKVAFAMYPTSIDDLLKVSDEGKIMPPKSTWFEPKLKSGIVVHLI
- the disA gene encoding DNA integrity scanning diadenylate cyclase DisA, translating into MPDYTEQTTQDILEKIKLLSPGTKLRRALDDIIHAQLGALIVFINEDDMKNSNVFQSGFRLDCPFTPEKLYELSKMDGAIVMDENATKILAANVHLVPDPSIPTSETGTRHRTAERVAKQLGKMVVAISKRRNVVTLYYRDRKHVFEDINFVLTKVGQTINALERFRESFDRDLERLDEIEIEGRVPLEFVCELLIRGVEINTISANIQTSIIELGNEGKLAQLRLREVLSDLDEIIKLLVMDYSKKEVTEEEAAKITEAITKSEHKIMNVSKALGYDVPNIQQLSEVRVSPRGYRILRNEVHIPMNISQNVIKSFHSIDKLVKTNASVLQKVDGIGSKRAKAIVKRLREIKKRRV